The Kineothrix sp. MB12-C1 genome includes a window with the following:
- a CDS encoding radical SAM protein: MAKRTLYGTVIVTYRCNARCNMCDCFKDPTKPSEEITLEDIKKLPEMAFTNITGGEPFIRQDIPDIVRELYKKSDRIVISTNGYFTDRIIALCKEFPKVGIRISIEGLQATNDAIRGIPDGFNRGYNTLKTLVEMKHPDVGFGMTVQDMNCEDLVPLYKISDELGMEFATATLHNSFYFRKTDNKIDHKLKVSENFEKLINELLKSKSPKKWFRAYFNHGLINYIYGNKRLLPCDMSKNAFFIDPFCDVLPCNGMEQKAVMGNLREQSWEELWTSKQADEVRVCAKNCGRNCWMIGSASPAMHKYIWVPGWWVIKHKIFKGGKYSLKENKFISFD; the protein is encoded by the coding sequence ATGGCTAAAAGAACATTATACGGTACGGTAATAGTAACATATAGATGTAACGCACGATGCAATATGTGTGATTGTTTCAAGGACCCAACCAAACCCAGCGAGGAAATAACGCTTGAGGATATCAAGAAGTTACCGGAAATGGCATTCACTAATATTACCGGAGGAGAACCATTTATCCGGCAGGATATACCGGATATCGTGCGTGAGCTCTATAAGAAGAGTGATCGAATCGTAATATCTACGAACGGATACTTTACGGATCGGATTATTGCCTTATGCAAAGAATTTCCGAAGGTCGGTATTCGAATAAGCATCGAAGGCCTTCAGGCGACAAACGATGCAATAAGGGGAATCCCAGATGGCTTTAATAGAGGCTATAATACCTTGAAAACGTTAGTGGAAATGAAACATCCCGATGTGGGATTCGGCATGACGGTTCAGGATATGAACTGTGAGGACTTGGTTCCTCTTTATAAGATATCCGATGAGCTAGGAATGGAATTTGCCACAGCAACGTTACACAATTCCTTTTATTTCAGGAAAACGGACAATAAAATCGATCATAAGTTGAAAGTATCCGAGAATTTTGAGAAGTTGATTAACGAACTATTGAAAAGCAAATCGCCAAAGAAATGGTTCCGAGCTTACTTCAATCACGGTTTGATCAATTATATTTATGGAAATAAAAGGCTGCTTCCCTGTGATATGTCTAAAAATGCATTTTTTATTGATCCGTTCTGCGATGTGTTGCCTTGTAACGGAATGGAGCAGAAAGCAGTTATGGGTAATTTGAGAGAACAGTCATGGGAAGAGTTATGGACTTCCAAGCAAGCGGACGAGGTTCGGGTATGTGCCAAGAATTGCGGAAGAAATTGCTGGATGATAGGCAGTGCGTCTCCTGCCATGCATAAGTATATATGGGTACCTGGGTGGTGGGTTATTAAGCATAAAATATTTAAAGGCGGAAAATACAGCCTGAAGGAAAATAAATTTATCTCTTTTGATTGA
- a CDS encoding O-fucosyltransferase family protein, with protein MDLREQLKFLSYCIKKRNDTRFIKNVYKLGNEYNMVALEKGEQMPADKVVYHIVMEPSYSGFFADHNKLLSLLYFADYYGMIPVVEYGKEYSYAEDHPVNGTENPFEYYFMQPGGLTPEDARKYSVRVCSRKENSALAGRFNEKSGGYGMSEEYIVHLGRISEKYISLNEQTKDKVLTDIKELLEGKKSIGVHVRGTDFKQNYNGHPIQISTQEYLEETKRLLEKGIYELVFLATDDVEAIALFQKELGDKVRFYEDVTRSNGKETVMKSESGRENHHYLLGLEVLRDMYTLAACDGLIAGLSQVSYAARIQKAAQKEEYSDMVIINKGINRHRENCPT; from the coding sequence ATGGATTTGAGAGAACAGCTGAAGTTCTTAAGCTATTGTATCAAGAAGAGAAATGATACGAGGTTTATTAAAAATGTATATAAGCTTGGAAATGAATATAATATGGTGGCTTTAGAAAAGGGTGAACAGATGCCGGCGGATAAAGTAGTATACCATATCGTCATGGAGCCCTCCTATTCAGGTTTTTTTGCAGACCATAACAAGTTGCTTAGCTTATTGTATTTTGCAGATTACTATGGAATGATTCCGGTAGTTGAATATGGAAAAGAATATTCTTATGCAGAAGATCATCCAGTTAATGGAACAGAGAATCCTTTTGAATATTACTTTATGCAGCCGGGAGGTCTTACTCCTGAGGATGCAAGGAAATATAGTGTTAGAGTTTGCAGCAGAAAAGAAAATTCAGCACTCGCCGGTCGTTTTAATGAGAAAAGCGGAGGCTACGGAATGTCTGAGGAGTATATTGTTCATCTTGGAAGGATATCAGAAAAATATATTTCTTTGAATGAACAAACGAAAGATAAGGTGCTTACAGATATTAAAGAGTTATTAGAGGGAAAGAAAAGTATTGGTGTTCATGTAAGAGGGACGGATTTTAAGCAGAATTATAATGGACATCCTATACAAATATCAACACAAGAATATTTGGAGGAAACGAAGCGGTTATTAGAAAAAGGGATTTATGAATTGGTATTTCTTGCGACAGATGATGTGGAGGCAATTGCATTATTCCAGAAAGAACTAGGAGATAAGGTGCGTTTCTATGAAGATGTAACGAGAAGTAATGGAAAAGAAACGGTAATGAAGAGTGAATCCGGACGGGAAAATCACCATTATTTGTTAGGACTTGAGGTATTAAGAGATATGTATACTTTGGCAGCTTGTGATGGGCTGATAGCCGGCCTTTCGCAAGTAAGTTATGCAGCACGTATACAAAAGGCAGCGCAAAAGGAAGAATATTCCGATATGGTAATTATTAATAAGGGAATTAATAGGCATAGGGAGAATTGTCCGACATAA
- a CDS encoding glycosyltransferase — translation MKKVIFVIVSMAGGGAERVISILANQFARQNIEVTILMTAGDTVSYHLDEKIRLISAGGVSGGSLKLRWKRICKMREVFRANRDATIISFGPGTSFFAVIADLFLGNRMIISERNDPAVCPYPHLRNLIYHRGHKLVFQTEDAKACFPKYLRNKGVVIPNPIEEGLPSPYRGERKKTVVSVGRLEPQKNHMLLLEAFAEFHEHLPEYTLHLYGDGSLKKDLEEHAELLGIQSVVVFEGFTKNVTNKIKDAGMYVLSSDYEGISNSLLEAMATGIPSISTDCPIGGSRLCIESYENGILVKIGDREGLMKAMYDIASSEVLAVKLSENGAKLKEKYSERSIAEIWQEII, via the coding sequence ATGAAAAAAGTAATATTTGTCATTGTCAGCATGGCTGGCGGAGGAGCAGAAAGAGTCATTTCCATATTGGCGAATCAATTTGCGAGACAGAATATTGAAGTGACAATACTGATGACGGCAGGGGATACAGTATCGTATCATTTGGATGAGAAGATTCGACTGATATCTGCAGGCGGAGTCTCTGGCGGCAGCTTGAAATTAAGGTGGAAACGAATTTGTAAGATGCGGGAAGTATTTAGAGCAAATAGAGATGCGACAATTATATCCTTTGGGCCGGGAACTAGTTTTTTTGCAGTGATTGCAGATTTATTTCTTGGAAATAGGATGATTATCTCCGAGCGCAATGATCCGGCGGTGTGTCCCTATCCGCATCTGAGAAACTTGATATATCATAGAGGACATAAGTTGGTGTTCCAAACGGAGGATGCCAAAGCATGCTTTCCAAAGTATTTGCGTAATAAGGGAGTGGTGATTCCTAATCCGATAGAAGAAGGACTTCCAAGCCCTTACCGGGGAGAGCGTAAGAAAACGGTAGTGTCAGTAGGCAGGCTGGAACCACAGAAAAATCATATGCTTTTATTGGAAGCATTCGCAGAGTTTCACGAACATCTTCCGGAATATACTCTTCACTTATATGGCGACGGAAGTTTGAAAAAAGATTTGGAAGAGCATGCCGAATTGTTGGGAATTCAGAGTGTTGTCGTATTCGAAGGTTTTACGAAGAATGTAACGAATAAAATAAAAGATGCGGGTATGTATGTCCTTTCCTCCGATTATGAAGGTATATCCAATTCCCTCTTGGAAGCGATGGCGACAGGGATACCATCAATTTCTACAGATTGTCCGATTGGGGGCTCCAGGCTCTGTATAGAATCTTATGAGAACGGTATTCTGGTAAAGATCGGAGACCGAGAAGGACTTATGAAAGCTATGTATGATATTGCATCGAGCGAAGTGCTCGCAGTAAAGTTAAGTGAGAACGGAGCTAAGTTAAAAGAGAAGTATTCAGAGCGAAGTATAGCAGAAATATGGCAGGAGATTATTTAG
- a CDS encoding glycosyltransferase family 4 protein, protein MKILMVNKFLYPNGGSETYIFKLGQQLEQMGHQVQFFGMEHEGRIVGNQMECYTSGMDFHSSKLQKFLYPFKILYSTEAKKKIIRVLEGFKPQVVHLNNFNFQLTPSILYGIRDYERRSGEKIKVIFTAHDSQLVCPNHLMQRYDTGEKCQDCLRGSAFNCTKNRCVHGSLVKSFLGSIEGYLYRKIKTYRFIDQVISPSYFMKEVLSTSAVLKDKIMVMHNFVDKPVTMDEEDKGKKDYVLYFGRYSEEKGIRTLLKVCEELPDIPFVFIGSGPLEEKVNRLPNVENRGFLIGEELYEGIRRAKFSVFTSECYENCPFAVMEAQMYGTPVIGANIGGVPELIAEGQTGELFESGNASELRDKIKSLWENEEKINRYTKACQEVEFDSLKTYCDKLLQVYS, encoded by the coding sequence ATGAAGATACTGATGGTTAATAAGTTTCTTTATCCAAATGGAGGTTCTGAGACTTATATTTTTAAATTAGGACAACAATTGGAACAAATGGGACATCAGGTACAGTTTTTTGGAATGGAGCATGAAGGGCGTATTGTAGGTAATCAGATGGAATGTTATACATCTGGTATGGATTTTCACAGCAGTAAACTGCAAAAGTTTCTTTATCCATTTAAAATTTTATATTCAACAGAAGCGAAGAAGAAAATAATAAGGGTGCTTGAGGGCTTTAAGCCTCAAGTTGTTCATTTAAATAATTTCAACTTCCAATTGACACCGTCCATTTTATATGGAATTAGGGACTACGAGAGAAGAAGCGGAGAAAAAATCAAAGTGATTTTCACTGCTCATGATAGTCAGTTAGTATGCCCGAATCATTTGATGCAAAGATATGATACCGGTGAGAAATGTCAAGATTGTCTTAGGGGAAGTGCTTTTAACTGTACGAAGAACAGATGCGTACACGGTTCTTTGGTGAAAAGCTTTTTGGGAAGTATAGAAGGGTATTTATATAGAAAAATAAAGACATATCGTTTTATAGATCAGGTGATAAGTCCCAGCTATTTTATGAAGGAAGTGCTTTCTACCAGCGCTGTGCTTAAGGATAAGATAATGGTAATGCATAACTTCGTGGATAAGCCCGTAACAATGGACGAGGAAGATAAAGGAAAAAAGGATTATGTTTTATATTTCGGGAGATATTCTGAGGAGAAAGGAATACGAACCCTTTTAAAGGTTTGTGAGGAGCTTCCGGATATCCCTTTTGTATTTATCGGCAGCGGCCCTTTGGAAGAGAAGGTAAATCGGCTTCCGAATGTGGAAAACAGAGGATTTCTCATAGGTGAAGAATTGTATGAGGGAATTCGCCGGGCGAAGTTCAGCGTATTTACTTCGGAATGCTATGAGAATTGCCCTTTTGCCGTTATGGAAGCTCAAATGTATGGAACTCCGGTGATAGGAGCTAATATCGGAGGAGTGCCGGAATTGATTGCTGAGGGTCAAACAGGGGAACTGTTTGAAAGCGGCAATGCGTCGGAACTTAGAGATAAAATAAAGTCCTTATGGGAGAACGAAGAGAAGATCAACAGATACACAAAAGCTTGTCAGGAAGTGGAATTCGACAGTTTGAAGACTTATTGTGATAAGCTTCTTCAAGTTTATTCATAG
- a CDS encoding glycosyltransferase family 4 protein: MSNRKKHKKIAMIGHKRIPSREGGVEIVVDELSTRLVERSFFVDAYNRSGYHVSGKEFDEKRGKVYNGVNLITIPTFKNSKLNAIVYSFLATIRALFGGYNAIHYHAEGPCAMIFIPKLFGIRVVATIHGLDWQRAKWGNFASKVLKFGEAMAAKYADEVIVLSKNVQDYFKDTYQRETAYIPNGISRPEIKEPKLIKEKLGLEKDGYILFLARLVPEKGIHYLIRAFKKIDTDKKLVIAGGNSHAVEYVEKIRKMAEKDERIIFTGFVQGRELEELYSNAYVFVLPSDIEGMAISLLEAMSYSNCCLVSDIRENMEVVEDKAASFRQGSVESLRKELERLIREEAVTAHYKAVSGDFICNKYSWDDVVDKTIKLYLGNK, from the coding sequence ATGAGCAACCGAAAGAAGCACAAAAAAATAGCAATGATAGGTCATAAACGGATACCTTCAAGGGAAGGAGGCGTTGAAATCGTAGTGGACGAGTTATCCACTAGATTGGTAGAACGCAGCTTCTTTGTAGATGCATATAATCGTTCAGGTTATCATGTGTCAGGAAAGGAATTTGATGAGAAAAGAGGAAAGGTTTATAATGGTGTTAATCTGATTACCATTCCTACCTTTAAGAATAGTAAGTTAAATGCTATTGTTTATTCTTTTTTGGCGACAATCAGAGCTTTATTTGGAGGCTATAACGCAATACACTATCATGCGGAAGGCCCTTGTGCCATGATTTTTATTCCTAAGTTATTCGGAATCCGAGTAGTAGCTACTATTCATGGATTAGATTGGCAAAGGGCAAAATGGGGAAACTTTGCTTCCAAGGTACTTAAGTTCGGGGAGGCCATGGCTGCGAAGTATGCGGATGAGGTGATTGTTCTTTCCAAGAATGTACAAGACTATTTCAAAGATACTTATCAAAGAGAGACGGCGTATATTCCAAACGGAATTAGCAGACCGGAGATAAAAGAGCCTAAGCTTATAAAAGAAAAACTTGGTCTGGAGAAGGACGGATATATTTTATTCTTGGCCAGATTGGTACCCGAAAAAGGTATTCATTATCTTATCAGAGCCTTTAAGAAGATAGATACAGATAAGAAATTGGTGATTGCAGGCGGCAATAGCCATGCGGTGGAATATGTGGAAAAGATAAGAAAAATGGCTGAGAAGGATGAACGTATTATATTCACAGGCTTTGTACAGGGCAGGGAACTGGAAGAATTATATTCCAATGCATATGTCTTCGTACTTCCCAGCGATATCGAAGGGATGGCGATTAGCCTTTTGGAAGCGATGAGTTATAGTAACTGCTGTCTGGTAAGCGATATTCGAGAGAATATGGAAGTTGTAGAGGATAAAGCAGCTTCTTTTAGACAAGGAAGCGTGGAAAGCTTACGCAAGGAATTGGAAAGACTGATACGGGAAGAAGCTGTGACGGCTCATTATAAAGCTGTGAGCGGTGACTTCATTTGTAATAAATATAGTTGGGATGATGTTGTGGATAAGACAATAAAGTTATATTTGGGGAATAAATAG
- a CDS encoding ABC transporter ATP-binding protein, giving the protein MIKKLGYIFNKQDKIKMVGLLFLVVIGSFLELLGVTIFMPFIEIIMDSSKINENEILKFLYTEGNFQAVESFLAFIAAVIIAVYIVKNIFLWVEQDCILKFSYNTQRKLSTKLLTTYLNEPYTFHLRKNVAELQRSTQEDTGLFTQALMHALQLIAELAVCMVLGIYLFVVSQSITMVILVLLVACVAVFTYTTKKFAKTLGKEAQVYKAKLYQWVNQSIGGVKEVKVLNRESFFVDSYQKYYKLYIRGLRINRLLGMTPKYIVEAVCMTGLLCAVIVKLFFGRRDIESFIPQLAVFAVAAFRLLPAVGRINEHVNNILYASPSVDLIYHDLREIENYQEQIGEEENKIWSFERGIAVKSITYSYPESENPVLNQVSCFIPKGKTVAFIGSSGAGKTTMVDIILGLLPPQFGKIRVDDMNVYKNLSTWHKHLGYIPQAIYLSDDTIRNNVAFGILQEEIDDVAIMEALKKAQLWEFIDNLPEGLDTFVGDRGVRLSGGQRQRIGIARALYHDPEILVLDEATSALDSETETAVMEAIESLQGMKTIIIIAHRLTTIRNADVIYEVVDGNVIEREKSYVFKEEMEK; this is encoded by the coding sequence ATGATAAAAAAGCTAGGGTATATTTTTAACAAACAAGATAAGATAAAAATGGTCGGACTGCTGTTCTTAGTAGTGATAGGAAGCTTTTTGGAATTGTTAGGAGTTACCATTTTCATGCCGTTTATTGAAATTATAATGGACTCCTCTAAAATTAACGAAAACGAGATTCTGAAGTTTTTATATACAGAAGGGAATTTTCAAGCGGTGGAAAGCTTTCTCGCTTTTATAGCAGCAGTAATTATAGCAGTATATATTGTTAAAAATATTTTTCTATGGGTGGAGCAGGACTGTATTTTGAAGTTTTCCTATAATACGCAAAGAAAGCTATCCACTAAGCTTTTGACAACCTACTTGAATGAACCGTATACGTTTCATTTGAGAAAAAATGTGGCAGAATTGCAAAGAAGTACACAGGAAGATACCGGATTATTTACGCAGGCATTAATGCATGCATTACAGTTAATCGCAGAATTGGCAGTATGTATGGTTCTTGGCATTTACTTATTTGTTGTCAGTCAATCGATTACTATGGTTATCTTAGTCTTATTGGTCGCGTGTGTAGCTGTCTTTACATATACCACCAAGAAATTTGCAAAAACGTTGGGCAAAGAAGCACAAGTCTATAAAGCTAAGCTGTATCAATGGGTGAATCAGTCTATCGGTGGTGTAAAAGAGGTGAAGGTTCTTAATCGTGAAAGCTTCTTTGTAGATTCCTATCAAAAGTATTATAAGCTCTATATAAGAGGTTTACGAATTAATAGATTGCTTGGAATGACACCGAAGTATATTGTAGAAGCGGTATGTATGACCGGCCTTTTGTGTGCAGTTATTGTCAAACTGTTTTTTGGCAGGAGGGATATTGAGAGTTTTATTCCACAGTTAGCAGTCTTTGCCGTGGCGGCATTCCGACTGTTACCTGCAGTTGGCCGTATCAATGAACATGTAAATAATATATTATATGCTTCTCCTTCTGTGGATTTAATTTATCATGATCTGAGGGAGATAGAAAACTATCAGGAACAAATTGGCGAAGAGGAGAATAAAATCTGGAGCTTCGAACGAGGAATCGCGGTAAAAAGTATAACGTATTCTTATCCGGAGTCAGAAAATCCTGTATTGAACCAAGTGAGCTGCTTTATTCCAAAAGGGAAGACGGTAGCCTTTATTGGAAGTTCGGGAGCAGGAAAGACAACTATGGTAGATATTATCCTTGGCTTACTTCCGCCGCAATTCGGAAAGATAAGAGTGGATGATATGAATGTCTATAAGAACCTATCCACATGGCATAAACATCTGGGATATATTCCGCAGGCAATTTATCTTTCTGACGATACGATTCGTAATAATGTAGCGTTTGGGATTCTACAAGAAGAAATTGATGATGTGGCAATTATGGAGGCACTGAAGAAGGCTCAGTTATGGGAATTCATCGATAATCTTCCGGAAGGGCTGGATACTTTTGTAGGAGATAGAGGTGTTCGTTTGTCGGGAGGACAGCGTCAGCGAATTGGAATTGCAAGAGCGTTATATCATGATCCGGAGATTCTCGTGTTAGATGAGGCGACTTCCGCCCTTGATAGTGAAACAGAGACGGCAGTTATGGAGGCGATTGAAAGCCTGCAAGGTATGAAAACAATCATCATTATTGCACACCGCCTCACAACGATACGTAATGCGGATGTTATTTATGAAGTAGTGGATGGGAATGTAATTGAACGTGAAAAAAGTTATGTTTTTAAAGAAGAAATGGAAAAATAA
- a CDS encoding GT-D fold domain-containing glycosyltransferase: MKMKEKLRCTLFHMVYMLYRRDIIHNDLQVLSIDETISELIHSDKSLVRYGDAEISMIEGISVEYQEYDQELSKKMKEILQFENENLLVAIPDIFGTLEHYTKRSQRFWKEHLFFFRKRYYKNCNISKTYYNAFVSRCYYMIQDKSQCENWFHNIGKIWENKDIIIVEGDASHNGVGNDLFVKAKSVERIICPGKDAYRVYDKILNACLTYPKDRLFLTAVGNTAKILTARLVEERYRVIDIGNLDMEYEWYLKGAELKEALEKHNYLTVEENLQAGYTEYINEISHRIS; this comes from the coding sequence ATGAAAATGAAGGAAAAATTAAGGTGTACCTTGTTTCATATGGTTTATATGCTATATCGCAGAGATATAATTCATAACGACTTGCAAGTATTATCGATTGATGAAACGATTAGTGAATTAATTCATTCAGATAAAAGCCTTGTAAGATATGGCGATGCTGAAATAAGCATGATAGAGGGAATCTCTGTTGAGTATCAGGAATATGATCAGGAACTATCGAAGAAGATGAAAGAGATACTGCAATTTGAGAACGAGAATCTACTGGTGGCAATCCCTGATATCTTTGGAACTTTAGAACACTACACAAAAAGGAGCCAGAGATTTTGGAAGGAGCATCTCTTCTTCTTTAGAAAGAGGTATTATAAGAACTGCAACATATCAAAGACCTACTATAATGCTTTTGTATCACGTTGTTATTACATGATTCAAGATAAAAGTCAATGTGAAAATTGGTTTCATAATATAGGGAAAATATGGGAAAATAAAGATATCATTATTGTAGAAGGCGATGCTTCACACAATGGTGTGGGTAATGACTTGTTTGTGAAAGCAAAAAGTGTAGAACGTATTATTTGCCCGGGAAAAGACGCCTATCGAGTCTACGATAAGATTCTGAATGCTTGCCTTACTTATCCGAAAGACAGGCTGTTTCTTACAGCAGTAGGGAATACGGCGAAAATCCTGACAGCACGTCTTGTGGAAGAGCGGTATCGAGTGATTGATATTGGGAATTTGGATATGGAGTACGAATGGTATTTGAAAGGGGCCGAACTAAAAGAAGCTCTGGAAAAACATAACTATCTAACGGTAGAAGAAAATCTTCAAGCAGGCTATACTGAGTATATCAACGAGATTAGCCATAGAATAAGTTAA
- a CDS encoding glycosyltransferase family 4 protein, translated as MKVLMLVNWKVEHGVERPSDRQPPDYYIKGEMYWFYRYFKQSVEVDVIDISSFPWLEHFEKEKLRFYVVQALRAIPKLWHYDLVVSHGMQSAVVLSLFRRLFPMKTKHVVFEIGSFNSAAESGAALKLMQFASKSIDGFIYHTSGQKEYYKRFFPWIVGKSRFIPFGTDADFFSGTENEDVQKSVVCESRRTIICVGYAKRDWDTLYQAFCGLQKDERIEAEERECLRLKLIGNPSFQYENDKVEVMPYIPIKRLIEEIENAHFCVVPLKELNYSFGQMTLLQQMALGKAVIASKVSSLKDYIKDRETALFYEPESAEELEDRMKELLLNAVLRDTLGRNARISVKDRFNEERMAEDIEEYFHMLCKS; from the coding sequence ATGAAAGTATTAATGCTTGTGAATTGGAAAGTAGAACATGGTGTCGAGAGACCTTCGGACAGGCAGCCTCCTGATTATTATATAAAAGGTGAGATGTATTGGTTCTATCGGTATTTCAAACAATCGGTGGAAGTCGATGTGATAGATATCAGTTCCTTTCCGTGGCTAGAGCATTTCGAGAAAGAAAAACTCCGCTTTTATGTAGTGCAGGCATTGCGAGCGATACCGAAGCTATGGCATTATGACCTCGTTGTATCTCATGGGATGCAAAGTGCTGTAGTTTTGAGTTTGTTTCGTAGGCTATTTCCTATGAAAACGAAACATGTTGTATTTGAAATCGGTTCCTTCAATAGTGCTGCGGAGAGCGGAGCGGCTTTGAAGCTCATGCAGTTTGCGAGTAAGTCTATCGATGGATTCATTTATCATACGAGCGGGCAAAAAGAATATTATAAAAGGTTCTTTCCGTGGATTGTAGGGAAATCACGTTTTATTCCGTTCGGAACGGATGCGGATTTTTTCTCAGGAACAGAGAATGAGGATGTACAGAAGTCTGTAGTCTGTGAAAGCAGAAGGACAATAATCTGCGTGGGATACGCGAAGCGGGATTGGGACACTCTGTACCAGGCCTTTTGTGGTTTGCAAAAAGATGAGAGAATAGAAGCGGAAGAAAGAGAATGTCTACGTTTGAAATTAATAGGGAATCCTTCTTTCCAGTATGAAAATGATAAAGTGGAGGTTATGCCTTACATCCCGATAAAGCGATTGATAGAGGAAATTGAAAACGCTCATTTTTGTGTAGTACCTTTAAAGGAATTAAATTATTCTTTTGGCCAGATGACCTTGCTTCAACAGATGGCTCTCGGGAAAGCTGTTATCGCATCGAAAGTATCCAGTCTGAAGGATTATATAAAAGATAGGGAGACAGCTTTATTTTACGAACCTGAATCTGCAGAAGAGCTGGAGGACAGGATGAAAGAACTTCTTTTGAATGCTGTATTGAGAGATACTTTAGGGCGGAATGCCAGAATATCAGTAAAAGATCGATTTAATGAAGAAAGAATGGCAGAGGATATAGAAGAATACTTTCATATGCTATGTAAAAGCTGA
- a CDS encoding glycosyltransferase family 4 protein: MYIAPRYHTNQTAIMKGFVENGHKVRFLSHYRGKIEDYTYTEPVIVGYSPVFHLFEKIYISLHRKNPQAADIKLKTGFPSIWKLNNYMKDFKPDIVILRERSVYSIVAYLICCIRKYPSILYNQSPLWEKEIKNDFLHKLVRLFSPKVRITPVYGDEKKNHAKEYNAYFVPFVMESKLSPEERTYFRREKINVLAIGKYEERKNHKMLIDIFAKLSERYDLTLTLIGECSTVYHEEYYAELEKIILDKKLEDKVRTLKNLSREQVESEYQNADLFIIPSTREPASISQLEAMAFSLPVICSDTNGTACYVEDGINGYHFQDNNAADLEEKIEAIISDKKKLQYMGRGSYRMIKEKYGFHRYYRSIVEIMEKEL, encoded by the coding sequence ATGTATATTGCACCACGTTATCATACAAATCAGACGGCAATTATGAAGGGCTTTGTGGAAAATGGACACAAGGTTCGTTTTTTGAGTCATTATAGAGGGAAAATAGAGGATTATACTTATACGGAACCGGTGATTGTAGGATATTCTCCGGTTTTTCATCTGTTTGAAAAAATATATATAAGCCTGCATAGGAAAAATCCCCAGGCAGCAGATATCAAGTTAAAGACAGGATTTCCTTCTATATGGAAGTTAAATAATTATATGAAAGACTTTAAGCCAGATATCGTTATTTTAAGAGAACGGTCGGTTTATTCTATTGTTGCCTATTTGATCTGCTGCATAAGAAAATATCCCTCTATTCTATACAATCAAAGCCCATTATGGGAAAAGGAGATAAAGAATGATTTTCTCCATAAGCTTGTGAGACTTTTTTCTCCAAAGGTGAGGATTACGCCGGTTTATGGAGATGAGAAAAAGAATCATGCAAAAGAGTATAATGCATATTTTGTACCTTTTGTTATGGAATCTAAGTTATCTCCGGAGGAAAGAACTTATTTTAGGAGAGAGAAGATTAATGTTCTTGCAATAGGCAAATATGAGGAACGGAAAAATCATAAGATGCTCATTGATATATTTGCAAAGTTATCTGAACGTTATGACCTTACGCTCACTCTGATAGGAGAATGCTCCACGGTATATCATGAAGAATATTATGCTGAATTAGAGAAAATCATACTGGATAAAAAGCTTGAGGATAAGGTGCGAACCCTTAAGAACTTATCGAGAGAACAGGTTGAATCAGAATATCAGAACGCAGACTTATTTATAATCCCGAGTACAAGGGAGCCGGCTTCTATTTCCCAGTTGGAGGCGATGGCATTTTCTCTTCCTGTGATATGCAGCGATACAAATGGCACTGCATGCTATGTAGAAGATGGAATAAATGGATATCACTTTCAAGATAACAATGCTGCTGATTTGGAAGAGAAGATAGAAGCAATTATATCCGATAAGAAGAAATTACAGTATATGGGACGGGGGAGTTATCGGATGATAAAGGAAAAGTATGGATTCCATAGGTATTATAGGAGCATTGTAGAGATAATGGAGAAAGAATTATAA